A stretch of the Flavobacterium aquiphilum genome encodes the following:
- a CDS encoding Crp/Fnr family transcriptional regulator: MPTPQEIQQFFSPFYNAENNIWERFSEKITVREFQKNYVIKDYQCVEKYLNIVATGSVGLFVWNGKKDICINLLYEQSFMSDYFSFLKQQPSGIKTQALEDCTLWSISYPDLNELYSLNETGLRIGKAIPEILFLRKQQEQINLLTLSPEERYMNLISQRPEIFQRTPLKIIASYLGLTAESLSRLRKRVTRK; the protein is encoded by the coding sequence ATGCCCACACCACAAGAAATTCAACAGTTTTTTTCTCCATTTTATAACGCTGAAAATAATATCTGGGAGCGCTTTTCAGAAAAAATAACTGTTAGAGAATTTCAGAAAAATTATGTCATAAAAGATTATCAGTGTGTAGAAAAATATTTGAATATTGTAGCCACAGGTTCTGTGGGACTATTCGTTTGGAACGGAAAAAAAGATATCTGCATCAACTTGCTTTATGAACAAAGTTTTATGAGTGATTATTTTTCTTTCCTTAAACAGCAACCTTCGGGCATTAAAACACAGGCATTGGAAGACTGTACATTATGGTCAATCAGCTATCCTGATCTTAACGAGCTCTATTCCCTGAATGAAACTGGATTAAGGATTGGTAAAGCGATCCCTGAAATATTGTTCCTACGAAAACAACAGGAACAGATCAACCTTCTTACACTTAGCCCAGAGGAGCGTTATATGAACCTCATTAGCCAGCGTCCCGAAATTTTTCAGCGTACACCTCTTAAAATAATAGCTTCTTACCTGGGGTTAACTGCGGAAAGTCTTAGCCGTCTCAGAAAAAGAGTTACTAGGAAGTAA
- a CDS encoding VOC family protein has product MKAIQFRIARPTNNLAEVVKFYQQGLGLEVLGKFENHSGYDGVMLGFPDKTYHLEFTQHTDTVPLPKPTKENLTVLYYDNIEEYKKANELLQKTGVTPVEPENPYWKDKSETYEDPDGWRIILFNGVYNP; this is encoded by the coding sequence ATGAAAGCTATACAGTTCAGAATTGCAAGACCTACAAATAACTTGGCAGAAGTTGTCAAATTTTATCAGCAGGGTTTAGGATTAGAAGTATTGGGGAAATTTGAAAACCATTCAGGTTATGACGGGGTTATGTTGGGGTTCCCGGATAAAACATATCATTTAGAATTTACCCAGCATACAGACACAGTGCCTTTGCCGAAGCCCACAAAAGAAAATTTAACGGTCTTATACTACGATAACATCGAAGAATATAAAAAAGCTAATGAGCTACTACAAAAAACAGGGGTAACTCCCGTTGAACCCGAAAACCCTTATTGGAAAGACAAAAGCGAAACCTACGAAGATCCAGATGGCTGGAGAATTATTTTGTTCAACGGTGTTTATAATCCGTAA
- a CDS encoding helix-turn-helix domain-containing protein → MIIKSLEIVDFIVKHLYFQPTDAEDTNCSIFRVNECLQVIDAVKLNFYLVILCSKGKCDISVGQHDFAIQPSTISIVPPHTVFSIMHFLKDFDAYFLLFKSDFVKKGFVKSEIMEELLFINPDYPPTFDLEKKAFDDTLYKFIKIKEEIGNQSPFCIEVSRLYILQVLYDYNRICEICLLNSDKLINRQYQIMYEFRKLVDKNFHKFKTVKEYADIMFLSPKYISECVKNQIGVSALTLIQNRIILESEFLLKYAHLTIKSISDKLGFISTSAFSRFFKGIKGISPEMYRNKQEN, encoded by the coding sequence ATGATTATAAAATCTTTAGAAATAGTAGATTTCATAGTAAAGCATTTATATTTTCAGCCAACTGATGCAGAAGACACGAATTGTTCAATCTTTCGGGTGAATGAATGTTTGCAAGTAATTGATGCTGTTAAACTCAATTTCTATTTAGTTATTTTATGCAGTAAGGGTAAGTGTGATATTTCTGTTGGACAGCACGACTTCGCTATACAGCCATCTACAATTTCTATTGTTCCACCACATACCGTTTTTTCTATTATGCATTTTTTAAAAGACTTTGATGCCTATTTTTTACTTTTTAAATCTGATTTTGTAAAAAAAGGATTTGTGAAAAGTGAGATTATGGAAGAATTGTTATTCATTAACCCAGATTATCCTCCAACTTTCGATTTGGAAAAAAAAGCCTTCGATGACACATTATATAAGTTCATAAAAATAAAAGAGGAAATAGGCAATCAATCGCCTTTCTGTATTGAAGTTTCACGACTTTATATATTGCAGGTACTTTATGATTATAATCGGATATGTGAAATATGCCTGCTGAACTCTGACAAACTTATTAACCGACAATATCAGATAATGTACGAGTTCAGAAAATTAGTAGATAAGAATTTTCATAAGTTCAAAACTGTAAAGGAGTATGCAGACATCATGTTCCTGTCGCCAAAATATATAAGCGAATGTGTGAAAAACCAGATAGGTGTGTCAGCACTTACTCTAATTCAGAACCGAATTATTTTAGAGTCAGAATTTCTATTAAAATACGCTCACCTGACCATAAAATCTATCTCTGACAAATTGGGATTTATTTCCACGTCTGCTTTCTCTCGTTTTTTTAAAGGAATAAAAGGCATATCTCCTGAAATGTATCGTAATAAACAGGAAAATTGA